From the genome of Roseivivax sp. THAF197b:
TGATCGATGTAGCGCTGGAAATACCACTGCCCGCGCTCTTCGTCGGTCGGTTTGTTCAGCGCCACGACGCGCGCGCTGCGTGGATTCAGATGCTCCGTGAAGCGCTTGATCGTGCCGCCCTTCCCGGCCGCATCGCGCCCCTCGAACAGAAGCACGAATTTCTGGCCGGTCTCCTGCGCCCAGAGCTGGACCTTCAGCAGTTCGGCCTGCAGGCGTGCTTTTTCGCGCTCGTAGCTGCGGCGCGACAGCCGCGTCTGGTAGGGATAGCCGCTCTGATCGAAGGTGGTTGGCTCCGGGGCGGGTGTTTCAATGACCTCATCGGGCTGGGCAGCAGTGTCCTTGGGCGCCATCCTGTCGTCTCCTGTCATCGTCGGGATCGACCGGAGACTATGCGCGTCGCAATGGCAGGACCTTGATGCAGGTCAACGAAAGCTCATTCCGGTCGCGGCGGCATTCCCAACGCGTCGCGCCAGCGTTCCGGCGGGGCAAAGCCCAGAAGGCGGCGGGCCTTCTCGATGGAGAAGAACGTCTCGTATTCGCCCATCTCGGATGCGAAGGGCACGCCGGGATAGAAGCGTTCGGCAATCGCCGCGGTGCTCAGATCGACGGAAGGCTCCGGGTTGGCGACGTTGAACACCTCATAGCCCAGCCCGTCGGTGCGCAGGCACCGCTCCACCATCAGGCCCAGATCGCGCGCGTCGATATACGCGAAGATGTTGCGGCGGCGCAGGTCGGGATCGGCCACAAAGTCCGGAAACATTTCTTCGTATTCATGGGGTTCGATGACGTTGTTGATGCGCAGCCCGTAGATATCGCGGCCCGAGCGCGCCTGAAAGGACCGCGCCGTGGCCTCGTTGCAGATCTTCGACATGGCGTAGCTGTCATGGGGCACCGTGGGATGCGCTTCATCGACGGGCAGGTAGTCGGGGCGCACCTCGCCTTGCGCGAAACAGATGCCGTAGGTCGTCTCCGACGAGGCGAAGATGATCTTCGGCACACCGAGTTTCACCGCCGCCTCGATGACGTTGTAGGTGGAGGTGACGTTGTTGGCGAAGGTCACGTTATCCGCCGTGAGCCCGATCCGCGGCACGGCGGCGAAATGCACCACCGCATCCACGGGCTCGACGCCCTTGCCATCGAGATCGGCAATGTCGAAGACCTGCGTCATCGCGTTCCAGACCTGTCCGCTATCGGTCAGATCCACGTCGAGATCATGGATGCCCTCCGCGCCGAGCGGCGTTTGGTCCAGGTTCAGGATGCGATGCCCCTGATCGCGCAGATAGGGCAGCACGTGCCGCCCCGCCTTGCCGCTGCCGCCTGTGAACACGATACGCATCTGAGCCTCCTTCGCCCCGACATTGACCTGTCGATGGGCCATTGATTTTCCGTCGCCGATCCGGCACTCACACGCTCGGATCACAGGACGGGACTTAGAATGACACGGATCGACGCCAAGTTCGCGACGCTGCGCGCAGAAGGCAAGAAAGCCTTCGTGTCCTACGTGATGGCGGGTGATCCCGACGTGCCGACCTCGCTCGAGCTGATCAAGGGCCTGCCGGGCGCAGGTGTCGACATCATCGAGTTGGGCCTGCCCTTCACCGATCCAATGGCCGACGGCCCGACGATCCAGGAAGCTGGCCAGCGTGCGCTGGCCGGGCACATGACCCTCGACCAGACGCTGCAGATGGTGGCCGATTTCCGCAAGGGCGATGACGAGACGCCGATCGTGATGATGGGGTATTACAACCCGATCTATTCGCGCGGCGTGGACCGGTTCCTGGAACAGGCCAAGCAAGCCGGGATCGACGGGCTGATCATCGTCGACCTGCCGCCCGAGGAAGACGACGAGCTCTGCATTCCCGCCCAGAAGGCCGGGCTGAACTTCATCCGCCTCGCCACCCCCACCACCGACGACAAGCGCCTGCCCAAGGTGCTCGAGAACACGTCTGGCTTTGTCTATTACGTCTCGATCACCGGGATCACCGGTGCGGCCGCGGCCAAGGCCGAAGACGTAGCGCCCGAGGTGGCCCGCATCAAGGCGCAGACCGATCTGCCGGTCATCGTGGGCTTCGGCATCCGCACGCCCGACGCCTCCGAGAGCATCGCGGCGATTGCCGATGGCTGCGTCGTGGGCTCGGCCATCGTGAGCGAGATGGCTCAGGGCAAGCCGGTCTCCGAAGTACTGGCCTTCGTGAAATCCCTTGCGGATGGCGCGCACCGGGCCTGAGCCTTTGCGCGGATGTCGCGCACCGCATCCCTGATCTAGAAGCGCCTCTGCGCTGGCCCGCCCTGCGAGGCGGCCTTACCGCCCCCATTTTGCAGCGATTGAGCACAGGGCCCTGATCCGGACCCCGCGCGGAGCAACCGGCATACATTTACTTGCCCTGAGGCGCGAGCGCACGACATTACACCGCAAGACCCCGACCCGAGAGGACAGCATGCCGACACCCAAAACCCAGATCGTCGTCGTGGGCGGCGGCGCAGGCGGGCTTGAACTCGTTCGGCGGCTCGGCGCGAAATACGGGCGCGAAAAGCACGACATCATCCTTGTCGACCGCGACCGCACCCATGTCTGGAAACCGCTCCTGCACGAGGTGGCGGCGGGCTCGCTCGACCCCAATCTCGACGAGGTGGGTTATGGCGGCCACGCCGCGCGATGGGGCTATCGCTTCTTTAACGGCGCGCTCGAAGGCATTGATCGCGAACGACAAAAGATCATCACCGCGCCGCTTCTCGATGACGACGGAGAGGTCATAATCGACCGCCATGAGATCCGCTATGATTACCTCGTGCTGGCCATCGGCGGTGTCTCCAACGATTTCGGCATTCCGGGCGTGCGCGACCATGCGATGTTTCTGGAGAACCGCCCGCAGGCCGATGCCTTCCGCAAGCGCCTTCTCAATGCCTGTCTGCGCGTCAACGAACGGCGCCAGAGCGGCGACAGCGATGCCAAGCTGAAGATCTGCATCGTCGGCGGTGGTGCGACCGGTGTCGAGCTTTCGGCGGAATTGTTCAACGCTGCCAAGGGCCTGCGCACCTACGGGCTTGAAGTGTTCGACGAAGACGCGCTCGAGGTGTCGCTCCTGGAGGCCGGGCCGCGCATATTGCCCGCGCTGCGCGAGGATTTGTCGGAGGCCGCCTCGACCGAGCTGCGCGCGCTCGGCATCGACGTCCGCACCGGCGCGATGGTCTCCGAAGTTGAGAAGAACCGCGTTCACGTCAAGGATGCCGATCCCATCGAGGCGGACATGATCCTGTGGGCCGCGGGCGTGCGCGGGGACCACGGCGTGGCTGCGATGAGCGATCTGGAACTCGATCGCATCGACCGCATCCTGGTGCGTCCCACCCTGCAGACGGTCACGGATGACCGGATCTTCGCGATTGGCGATTGCGCGAATTGCACGCTGCCGGGCGACGACCGGCCGATCCCGCCCCGTGCGCAATCCGCGCATCAGATGGCGTCCTGCGTCTTCGACAATCTCAACCGCATCATGTCCAAGCAGACGCCGCGCGATTTCGTCTACAAGGACCACGGCGCGCTGGTGAACCTCTCACGCTTCGACACGATCGGATCGCTTATGGGCAATCTCATGGGCGGTTCGATGGCGCTGCAGGGCCGGATCGCGCGGTTTGCGTATAACTCGCTTTACCGCATGCACCTGCTTGCGGTGCATGGCTGGTTCATGGGCGCGTTCATGATTGCCGCCGGCCGGGTGAACAAGGTTCTGCGTCCCAAGCTCAAACTGCATTGAGCGCGCATATCTGCGACAGTTTTCCTCTGGCCACGCCCCCGGCTCTTCCGTAGGTACGGGAAAACCTGACCTGGGAGCGCCAAGCGATGAACGAACTCGTTAATTCCTTCATGACCGGGCCCGACGAAAAGGGCCGCTTCGGCGATTTCGGTGGCCGTTTCGTCTCCGAGACGCTGATGCCGCTGATCCTCGAGCTTGAGGAACAGTACGAGCATGCCAAGACCGACCAGAGCTTCTGGGACGAGATGGATTTCCTCTGGAAGCATTACGTCGGCCGCCCCTCGCCGCTCTATCATGCCGAACGTCTGACCGAGCGGCTGGGCGGCGCCAAGATCTACATGAAGCGCGACGAGCTGAACCATACCGGTGCGCACAAGATCAACAACGTGCTGGGCCAGATCATCCTCGCCCGCCGCATGGGCAAGACCCGCATCATCGCCGAGACGGGCGCCGGCCAGCACGGCGTGGCCACCGCGACGGTCTGCGCGAAGTTCGGCCTGAAATGCGTGGTCTACATGGGCGCCCATGATGTCGAGCGGCAGCAGCCCAACGTCTTCCGCATGAAGCTTCTCGGTGCCGAGGTGGTGGCCGTGACCTCCGGCCGCGGGACCCTCAAGGATGCAATGAACGACGCACTGCGCGACTGGGTCACCAATGTGCGCGACACCTTCTACTGCATCGGCACGGTGGCGGGTCCGCACCCCTACCCGGCCATGGTCCGCGACTTCCAGTCGATCATCGGCAAGGAGACGCGCGAACAGATGCACGAGGCCGAGGGCCGTTTGCCCGACACGATCATCGCGGCCATCGGCGGTGGCTCCAACGCGATGGGACTGTTCTATCCGTTCCTCGACGACCCGTCGGTGAACATCATCGGCGTCGAAGCGGGCGGCAAGGGCGTCTCCGACAAGATGGAGCATTGCGCCTCGCTGACCGGCGGACGCCCGGGCGTGCTGCACGGCAACCGCACCTACCTGCTGCAGGACGATGACGGGCAGATCCTCGAAGGCTTCTCGATTTCGGCGGGCCTCGATTATCCCGGCATCGGGCCGGAGCATTCCTGGCTGCACGATATCGGCCGCGCGAAATACGTCTCGATCACCGATGCCGAGGCGTTGGAGGCGTTCCAGCTCTGTTGCGAAAGCGAGGGCATCATCCCCGCGCTGGAGCCGTCGCACGCGCTGGCCCACGTCATGAAGATCGCACCCGAACTGCCTGCGGATCATATCATCTGCATGAATATGTGCGGGCGCGGCGACAAGGATATCTTCACGGTCGCCAAGGCCTTGGGCCGGGACCTGTCGTAAATCCGGAAGGTGTGAGGCGCCGTCAGATCGCGATGGCGGTTCCTTCGCGCTGAAGGGCACGTCCTGCACGCGTTACCCTTTTTGCGTCATCTATCGCGCGTCCGGCACTGCTGGGCGCGCGATTGTTTTTGGACCGATGTGACGCGCAGGACTGTTGGGACAGGGGGTAAAGGCGAAATCTGGCCCGCATCTTCAAAATTGTTCGGAATATGAAATTCTTACGCCTAATCGCCCCCGAAATTCGCAAAATTCATTGATTTTTCACAAGGCCGCTGGAGAAGCGATGCCCGCGAGAGCTATGCTGCCACCCACGAGATCTGTAATGAGCGCAGATATCGGCCCGCTCAAAACGGACCTGAGAGGCGATCATTCGCTCGGATCACTCCGATGGGCTTCGAGCACGTCCATCGGCACAATCTCCAAGGCCCGCTGATGCGTCGAGGACAGAGATACGCGGGGCGCGCAGCCCTCCTCATGGGCCTGCATGAACCGGCCCGCGCAGAGGCACCAGCTGTCACCGGGTTTCAGACCGGGGAAGTTGAACTCGGGCCGGGGCGTGGAAAGATCGTTCCCTACATACTTGGAATAAGCCAGAAATTCCTCTGTCAGAACGGCGCATACCGTGTGGCTGCCGCGGTCGGCATCGCAGGTATTGCAGGCCCCGTCGCGGAAAAAGCCGGTCAGCGGATCGCTCGAACAGGGTTCAAGCGGCTCTCCCAGCACGTTGATGGATGGATCTTTTTCCATTCTCCGCTCCTTCGCAGGATTACTTGAACCGATCGACAAGGCGCTGCAGCGCCGAGCGATCATCCGGTGCGGGCTCAGGGGCTGCCTCGGGCGCCGGCTCCGGTTTGCTCTTAGGTTTCTGAGGCTTGTCAGGCGACGTTGAACTGCGCGGCGGTGCGGTGCGCAATGCCACCTTGTTCATGAACCCGGCATTGTCCCCGTCTGCCAGCATCGGCGCCCCGTCCGAGATGCCGCGCATCAGATCGTCGAGCCAGTCCTGCTCTGCCTTTGCGAAATCGTGCAGGACATAGCCCGAGACAAGCTCCTTGCGGCCCGGATGCCCGATGCCGAGGCGCACACGCCCGTAGTTTTCCCCGATATGCGCGTGGATCGAACGGAGGCCGTTATGGCCCGCGTGACCGCCGCCCTGCTTCACCTTCAACCGGCCCGGTGCAAGGTCCAGGTCGTCGTGAAAAACGACGATATCCTCCGGTGCAATCTTGTAGAAACGCGCAGCTTCTCCAACGGCTTGGCCGGACTTGTTCATGTACGTGCCAGGCTTGAGCAGCAGCACCTTGTCACGGCCGAGCCGCCCCTCCGCGATCTCGCCCTGAAACTTCGACTTCCACGGTGCGAGGCCATGATCCTCGGCAATCCGGTCGAGCGCCATGAAACCGATATTGTGGCGATGCCCGGCATAATCGCGCCCGGGATTTCCAAGACCCACCAGCAGTTTCATCGCATACCCCTTTGCCGTTCTGGCTCACAGATAGGGCAAGCCCCTGCGCGCTGCAAACACCGCAAACGAAAACGGCCCCGCCCGAAGGCGAGGCCGTTGAAATCAGACCAGAGGGGCGGATTACTCTTCGCCCTGCTCCGTCTCGCCTTCGACGGTCTCGGCGT
Proteins encoded in this window:
- a CDS encoding NAD(P)-dependent oxidoreductase; this encodes MRIVFTGGSGKAGRHVLPYLRDQGHRILNLDQTPLGAEGIHDLDVDLTDSGQVWNAMTQVFDIADLDGKGVEPVDAVVHFAAVPRIGLTADNVTFANNVTSTYNVIEAAVKLGVPKIIFASSETTYGICFAQGEVRPDYLPVDEAHPTVPHDSYAMSKICNEATARSFQARSGRDIYGLRINNVIEPHEYEEMFPDFVADPDLRRRNIFAYIDARDLGLMVERCLRTDGLGYEVFNVANPEPSVDLSTAAIAERFYPGVPFASEMGEYETFFSIEKARRLLGFAPPERWRDALGMPPRPE
- the trpA gene encoding tryptophan synthase subunit alpha, which codes for MTRIDAKFATLRAEGKKAFVSYVMAGDPDVPTSLELIKGLPGAGVDIIELGLPFTDPMADGPTIQEAGQRALAGHMTLDQTLQMVADFRKGDDETPIVMMGYYNPIYSRGVDRFLEQAKQAGIDGLIIVDLPPEEDDELCIPAQKAGLNFIRLATPTTDDKRLPKVLENTSGFVYYVSITGITGAAAAKAEDVAPEVARIKAQTDLPVIVGFGIRTPDASESIAAIADGCVVGSAIVSEMAQGKPVSEVLAFVKSLADGAHRA
- a CDS encoding NAD(P)/FAD-dependent oxidoreductase; the encoded protein is MPTPKTQIVVVGGGAGGLELVRRLGAKYGREKHDIILVDRDRTHVWKPLLHEVAAGSLDPNLDEVGYGGHAARWGYRFFNGALEGIDRERQKIITAPLLDDDGEVIIDRHEIRYDYLVLAIGGVSNDFGIPGVRDHAMFLENRPQADAFRKRLLNACLRVNERRQSGDSDAKLKICIVGGGATGVELSAELFNAAKGLRTYGLEVFDEDALEVSLLEAGPRILPALREDLSEAASTELRALGIDVRTGAMVSEVEKNRVHVKDADPIEADMILWAAGVRGDHGVAAMSDLELDRIDRILVRPTLQTVTDDRIFAIGDCANCTLPGDDRPIPPRAQSAHQMASCVFDNLNRIMSKQTPRDFVYKDHGALVNLSRFDTIGSLMGNLMGGSMALQGRIARFAYNSLYRMHLLAVHGWFMGAFMIAAGRVNKVLRPKLKLH
- the trpB gene encoding tryptophan synthase subunit beta; its protein translation is MNELVNSFMTGPDEKGRFGDFGGRFVSETLMPLILELEEQYEHAKTDQSFWDEMDFLWKHYVGRPSPLYHAERLTERLGGAKIYMKRDELNHTGAHKINNVLGQIILARRMGKTRIIAETGAGQHGVATATVCAKFGLKCVVYMGAHDVERQQPNVFRMKLLGAEVVAVTSGRGTLKDAMNDALRDWVTNVRDTFYCIGTVAGPHPYPAMVRDFQSIIGKETREQMHEAEGRLPDTIIAAIGGGSNAMGLFYPFLDDPSVNIIGVEAGGKGVSDKMEHCASLTGGRPGVLHGNRTYLLQDDDGQILEGFSISAGLDYPGIGPEHSWLHDIGRAKYVSITDAEALEAFQLCCESEGIIPALEPSHALAHVMKIAPELPADHIICMNMCGRGDKDIFTVAKALGRDLS
- a CDS encoding DUF2237 family protein gives rise to the protein MEKDPSINVLGEPLEPCSSDPLTGFFRDGACNTCDADRGSHTVCAVLTEEFLAYSKYVGNDLSTPRPEFNFPGLKPGDSWCLCAGRFMQAHEEGCAPRVSLSSTHQRALEIVPMDVLEAHRSDPSE
- the pth gene encoding aminoacyl-tRNA hydrolase, with product MKLLVGLGNPGRDYAGHRHNIGFMALDRIAEDHGLAPWKSKFQGEIAEGRLGRDKVLLLKPGTYMNKSGQAVGEAARFYKIAPEDIVVFHDDLDLAPGRLKVKQGGGHAGHNGLRSIHAHIGENYGRVRLGIGHPGRKELVSGYVLHDFAKAEQDWLDDLMRGISDGAPMLADGDNAGFMNKVALRTAPPRSSTSPDKPQKPKSKPEPAPEAAPEPAPDDRSALQRLVDRFK